The proteins below are encoded in one region of Manis javanica isolate MJ-LG chromosome 8, MJ_LKY, whole genome shotgun sequence:
- the GPR132 gene encoding probable G-protein coupled receptor 132: MPGNTTLVTSPGPGVPLLNCSVSFEESRVFLVVVYSVVCAVGLPTNCLTAWLTLQQALQGHVLAVYLFCLALCELLYSSTLPLWVIYIQNQHRWTLGPWACKVTAYIFFCNLYVSILLLCCVSCDRFLAVVYTLESRGRRHQKTAVLVSACVFVLVALVHYPVFNMPDRDTCYETLPMDGRTAGYYYARFTVGFAVPLSIITFTNQRILRSIRLSSGLGAAQKARVKRSAIAVVAIFLVCFAPYHLVLLVSAVAFSYYRGDADSVCAFQARLHTVSAVFLCLSTVNSVADPIIYVLATEHSRQKVSRIHQQWRSWPARTEGPKLACLKDSEEAPVPMLLPNGYRLPRSVHPPGSQPEGSRCVPEGLSEESC, from the coding sequence GAAACACCACCCTGGTGACCAGCCCTGGCCCCGGCGTGCCTCTCCTAAACTGCAGCGTGTCCTTTGAGGAGAGCAGAGTGTTCCTAGTGGTGGTGTACAGCGTGGTGTGCGCCGTGGGCCTGCCCACCAACTGCCTGACCGCCTGGTTGACGCTGCAGCAGGCGCTGCAGGGCCACGTGCTGGCCGTCTACCTGTTCTGCCTGGCGCTGTGCGAGCTGCTGTACAGCAGCACCTTGCCTCTCTGGGTCATCTACATCCAGAACCAGCACCGCTGGAccctgggcccctgggcctgCAAGGTGACTGCCTACATCTTCTTCTGCAACCTCTACGTCAGCATCCTGCTCCTGTGCTGCGTCTCCTGCGACCGCTTCCTGGCGGTGGTGTACACCCTGGAGAGCCGAGGCCGCCGCCACCAGAAAACCGCCGTCCTCGTCTCTGCGTGCGTCTTCGTTCTCGTCGCGCTTGTGCACTACCCGGTGTTCAACATGCCCGACAGGGACACGTGCTATGAGACGCTGCCGATGGACGGCAGGACCGCCGGCTACTACTACGCGCGCTTCACCGTCGGGTTCGCCGTCCCTCTCTCCATCATCACGTTCACCAACCAGCGCATCCTCAGGAGCATCAGGCTGAGCTCGGGCCTGGGGGCCGCCCAGAAGGCCAGGGTAAAGCGCTCGGCCATCGCGGTGGTGGCCATCTTCCTGGTCTGCTTCGCGCCCTACCATCTGGTGCTCCTGGTCAGTGCTGTCGCCTTTTCCTACTACAGAGGAGACGCGGACTCCGTGTGCGCCTTCCAAGCCAGACTACACACGGTCTCTGCCGTGTTCCTGTGCCTGTCCACGGTGAACAGCGTGGCTGACCCCATCATCTATGTGCTGGCCACAGAACATTCACGGCAAAAAGTGTCCAGAATCCACCAGCAGTGGAGAAGCTGGCCTGCAAGGACTGAAGGACCCAAGCTCGCATGTTTGAAGGACTCCGAGGAAGCACCAGTGCCCATGTTGCTCCCAAATGGCTACAGGCTCCCTAGGTCAGTCCACCCACCAGGGTCCCAGCCTGAGGGCTCACGGTGTGTCCCCGAGGGGCTGAGTGAGGAATCCTGCTGA